The following are from one region of the Escherichia sp. E4742 genome:
- the pqiC gene encoding membrane integrity-associated transporter subunit PqiC: MKKWLVTIAALWLAGCSSGEINKNYYQLPVVQSGTQSTASQGNRLLWVEQVSVPDYLAGNGVVYQTSDVKYVIANNNLWASPLDQQLRNTLVANLSAQLPGWVVASQPLGSTQDTLNVTVTEFNGRYDGKVIVSGEWLLNHQGQLIKRPFRVEGVQNQDGYDEMVKVLASVWSQEAATIAQEIKRLP, translated from the coding sequence ATGAAAAAGTGGCTAGTGACGATAGCGGCACTGTGGCTGGCCGGATGCAGCTCCGGTGAAATTAACAAAAACTATTACCAATTACCTGTGGTGCAGAGCGGTACGCAAAGTACCGCCAGCCAGGGTAACCGCCTGCTATGGGTCGAGCAGGTTTCCGTACCTGATTATCTGGCAGGGAATGGCGTGGTATACCAGACCAGTGATGTGAAGTATGTGATTGCCAATAACAACCTGTGGGCCAGCCCGCTGGATCAACAGTTGCGCAATACCCTGGTCGCTAACCTGAGTGCGCAACTGCCCGGTTGGGTCGTAGCCTCCCAGCCTTTGGGAAGTACCCAGGACACGCTTAATGTGACTGTGACGGAGTTTAACGGCCGTTACGATGGTAAGGTGATTGTGAGTGGCGAGTGGCTACTAAACCATCAGGGACAACTGATAAAACGTCCGTTCCGTGTGGAAGGGGTGCAGAATCAGGATGGCTACGATGAAATGGTGAAAGTACTGGCCAGTGTCTGGAGTCAGGAAGCCGCTACTATTGCGCAAGAGATAAAGCGTCTACCTTAA
- a CDS encoding YccF domain-containing protein, which produces MRTVLNILNFVLGGFATTLGWLLATLVSIVLIFTLPLTRSCWEITKLSLLPYGNEAIHVDELNPAGKNVLLNTGGTVLNIFWLIFFGWWLCLMHIATGIAQCISIIGIPVGIANFKIAAIALWPVGRRVVSVETAQAAREANARRRFQ; this is translated from the coding sequence ATGCGTACCGTTTTGAACATTCTGAACTTTGTGCTTGGCGGATTCGCCACCACTCTTGGCTGGCTGTTAGCGACCCTGGTCAGTATTGTGCTGATTTTTACCTTACCGCTGACACGGTCCTGCTGGGAGATAACCAAACTGTCTCTGCTGCCTTATGGCAATGAAGCTATTCATGTCGATGAACTAAACCCGGCAGGCAAAAATGTGCTGCTTAACACTGGCGGTACTGTACTGAATATTTTCTGGCTGATTTTCTTCGGCTGGTGGCTATGCCTGATGCATATCGCAACAGGTATCGCGCAATGCATTTCCATCATTGGTATTCCGGTTGGTATTGCGAACTTTAAAATTGCCGCTATTGCACTGTGGCCGGTCGGACGCCGCGTGGTATCGGTAGAAACAGCTCAAGCTGCGCGTGAAGCCAATGCACGTCGCCGTTTCCAATAA
- the yccS gene encoding YccS family putative transporter: MAFMLSPLLKRYTWNSTWLYYARIFIALCGTTAFPWWLGDVKLTIPLTLGMVAAALTDLDDRLAGRLRNLIITLFCFFIASASVELLFPWPWLFAIGLTLSTSGFILLGGLGQRYATIAFGALLIAIYTMLGTSLYEHWYQQPIYLLAGAVWYNILTLIGHLLFPVRPLQDNLARSYEQLARYLELKSRMFDPDIEDESQAPLYDLALANGQLMVTLNQTKISLLTRLRGDRGQRGTRRTLHYYFVAQDIHERASSSHIQYQTLREHFRHSDVLFRFQRLMSMQGQACQQLSRCILLRQPYQHDPHFERAFTHIDAALERMRENGASADLLKILGFLLNNLRAIDAQLATIESEQAQALPHNADENELADDSPRGFSDIWLRLKRNLTPESALFRHAVRMSLVLCVGYAIIQITGMHHGYWILLTSLFVCQPNYNATRHRLKLRIIGTLVGIAIGIPVLWFVPSLEGQLVLLVITGVLFFAFRNVQYAHATMFITLLVLLCFNLLGEGFEVALPRVIDTLIGCAIAWAAVSYIWPDWRFRNLPRMLERATDANCRYLDAILEQYHQGRDNRLAYRIARRDAHNRDAELASVVSNMSSEPNVTPQIRDDAFRLLCLNHTFTSYISALGAHREQLTNPEILAFLDDAVCYVDDALHHQPADEERVNQALAGLKQRMQQLEPRADSKEPLVVQQIGLLIALLPEIGRLQRRITQAPQETPVSV, from the coding sequence ATGGCCTTTATGCTAAGTCCTTTGCTCAAACGCTATACCTGGAACAGCACCTGGCTGTATTACGCGCGCATTTTTATCGCACTTTGCGGCACTACTGCGTTTCCGTGGTGGCTGGGTGATGTAAAACTTACGATTCCGCTGACTCTCGGTATGGTGGCGGCAGCACTGACCGATCTCGACGACCGACTGGCGGGACGTCTGCGTAATCTCATTATTACGCTGTTCTGTTTTTTTATTGCCTCGGCTTCAGTAGAGCTGTTATTTCCGTGGCCCTGGCTGTTCGCCATTGGTTTAACGCTCTCCACCAGCGGCTTCATTTTGCTCGGCGGTCTGGGTCAACGCTATGCGACCATCGCTTTCGGTGCATTGCTGATTGCCATTTACACGATGCTGGGAACCTCCCTGTATGAACACTGGTATCAGCAGCCTATCTATCTGCTTGCTGGTGCGGTTTGGTACAACATCCTGACGCTTATTGGTCATTTGCTGTTCCCTGTCCGCCCGTTGCAGGACAACCTGGCACGTTCTTATGAACAACTGGCGCGGTATCTGGAACTCAAGTCACGTATGTTTGATCCTGATATTGAGGATGAAAGCCAGGCTCCGCTGTATGATTTGGCGCTCGCCAACGGGCAACTTATGGTGACGCTGAACCAGACGAAAATCTCGTTGCTGACCCGCTTACGCGGCGACCGCGGTCAGCGGGGAACGCGTCGTACACTACATTACTATTTTGTAGCGCAGGATATCCACGAGCGGGCAAGCTCTTCACATATTCAGTATCAAACGCTGCGAGAACATTTTCGCCACAGCGACGTGCTGTTCCGCTTCCAGCGCCTGATGTCGATGCAGGGCCAGGCTTGCCAACAATTGTCACGCTGTATTTTACTGCGCCAGCCTTATCAGCACGATCCACATTTTGAACGCGCTTTTACGCATATTGACGCTGCACTTGAGCGAATGCGCGAAAACGGTGCGTCCGCCGATCTGCTAAAAATACTGGGATTCCTGCTGAACAATTTACGTGCCATAGATGCCCAACTGGCGACTATTGAATCAGAACAAGCCCAGGCGCTGCCCCACAATGCAGACGAAAATGAACTCGCCGACGACAGCCCTCGCGGGTTTAGCGATATCTGGCTGCGTCTTAAACGTAACTTAACGCCGGAGTCTGCACTCTTCCGCCATGCAGTGAGAATGTCGCTGGTATTGTGTGTTGGTTACGCCATCATTCAGATAACCGGAATGCATCACGGGTATTGGATCCTGCTGACAAGTCTGTTTGTCTGCCAGCCAAACTATAACGCCACGCGCCACCGTCTGAAGTTAAGGATTATTGGTACGTTAGTGGGTATTGCGATTGGTATTCCTGTACTGTGGTTTGTTCCGTCACTGGAAGGACAACTGGTACTGCTGGTGATTACCGGCGTGCTCTTTTTTGCCTTCCGTAACGTGCAATACGCTCATGCAACGATGTTCATTACGCTTCTGGTGTTACTGTGCTTCAACTTGCTGGGTGAAGGTTTTGAAGTCGCGCTGCCTCGCGTAATCGATACACTGATCGGCTGTGCAATAGCATGGGCGGCGGTGAGCTACATCTGGCCCGACTGGCGGTTTCGCAATCTGCCGCGAATGCTTGAACGCGCGACGGATGCTAACTGCCGTTATCTCGATGCCATTCTTGAGCAATATCATCAGGGGCGTGACAACCGTCTGGCGTATCGTATTGCCCGTCGCGATGCTCACAACCGTGATGCTGAACTGGCGTCGGTGGTGTCGAATATGTCCAGTGAACCGAACGTCACACCGCAAATTCGCGATGACGCATTCCGTTTACTGTGCCTTAATCATACGTTTACCAGCTATATTTCTGCCCTCGGCGCACACCGCGAGCAGTTAACCAACCCTGAAATTCTGGCGTTTCTTGATGACGCAGTTTGCTATGTTGATGACGCGCTACATCATCAACCTGCCGATGAAGAACGCGTCAATCAGGCATTAGCTGGCCTGAAACAGCGGATGCAACAACTTGAACCGCGGGCAGACAGCAAAGAACCTCTGGTTGTACAGCAAATCGGGTTACTGATTGCATTACTGCCAGAAATTGGCCGTCTGCAACGTCGGATTACTCAAGCTCCTCAGGAAACTCCTGTTTCGGTGTAA
- the fabA gene encoding bifunctional 3-hydroxydecanoyl-ACP dehydratase/trans-2-decenoyl-ACP isomerase codes for MVDKRESYTKEDLLASGRGELFGAKGPQLPAPNMLMMDRVVKMTETGGNFDKGYVEAELDINPDLWFFGCHFIGDPVMPGCLGLDAMWQLVGFYLGWLGGEGKGRALGVGEVKFTGQVLPTAKKVTYRIHFKRIVNRRLIMGLADGEVLVDGRLIYTASDLKVGLFQDTSAF; via the coding sequence ATGGTAGATAAACGCGAATCCTATACAAAAGAAGACCTTCTTGCCTCTGGTCGCGGTGAACTGTTTGGTGCTAAAGGCCCACAATTGCCAGCACCGAACATGCTGATGATGGACCGTGTGGTCAAAATGACTGAAACGGGCGGTAACTTCGACAAAGGGTATGTAGAAGCAGAGCTGGATATTAATCCGGACCTGTGGTTCTTCGGTTGCCACTTCATCGGCGATCCGGTAATGCCGGGCTGCCTGGGCCTGGACGCGATGTGGCAGCTGGTAGGATTCTACCTCGGCTGGCTGGGCGGCGAAGGTAAAGGCCGCGCCCTGGGCGTTGGCGAAGTGAAATTCACGGGCCAGGTGCTGCCGACGGCGAAAAAAGTGACCTATCGTATTCACTTTAAACGCATTGTTAACCGTCGTCTGATTATGGGCCTGGCGGATGGCGAAGTGCTGGTTGATGGTCGTTTGATCTATACCGCCAGCGACCTGAAAGTGGGTCTGTTCCAGGATACGTCTGCATTCTGA
- the rmf gene encoding ribosome modulation factor: MKRQKRDRLERAHQRGYQAGIAGRSKEMCPYQTLNQRSQWLGGWREAMADRVVMA; this comes from the coding sequence ATGAAGAGACAAAAACGAGATCGCCTGGAACGGGCACATCAACGTGGTTATCAGGCCGGCATCGCCGGACGCTCAAAAGAAATGTGTCCCTATCAGACGCTGAATCAAAGGTCACAATGGCTGGGAGGCTGGCGAGAAGCCATGGCGGACAGGGTAGTAATGGCCTGA
- the ompA gene encoding porin OmpA: MKKTAIAIAVALAGFATVAQAAPKDNTWYTGAKLGWSQYHDTGFIPNNGPTHENQLGAGAFGGYQVNPYVGFEMGYDWLGRMPYKGDNINGAYKAQGVQLTAKLGYPITDDLDIYTRLGGMVWRADTKANVPGGPSFKDHDTGVSPVFAGGVEYAITPEIATRLEYQWTNNIGDANTIGTRPDNGLLSLGVSYRFGQGEAAPVVAPAPAPAPEVQTKHFTLKSDVLFNFNKATLKPEGQAALDQLYSQLSNLDPKDGSVVVLGYTDRIGSDAYNQGLSERRAQSVVDYLISKGIPSDKISARGMGESNPVTGNTCDNVKQRAALIDCLAPDRRVEIEVKGIKDVVTQPQA, from the coding sequence ATGAAAAAGACAGCTATCGCGATTGCAGTGGCACTGGCTGGTTTCGCTACCGTAGCGCAGGCCGCTCCGAAAGATAACACCTGGTACACTGGTGCTAAACTGGGCTGGTCCCAGTACCATGACACTGGTTTCATTCCTAACAATGGTCCGACCCACGAAAACCAACTGGGTGCAGGTGCTTTTGGTGGTTACCAGGTTAACCCGTATGTTGGCTTTGAAATGGGTTACGACTGGTTAGGTCGTATGCCGTACAAAGGCGACAACATCAACGGCGCATACAAAGCTCAGGGCGTTCAGCTGACCGCTAAACTGGGTTACCCAATCACTGACGATCTGGACATCTACACTCGTCTGGGTGGTATGGTATGGCGCGCAGACACCAAGGCTAACGTACCTGGTGGCCCATCCTTTAAAGACCACGACACCGGCGTTTCTCCGGTATTCGCAGGTGGTGTTGAGTACGCGATCACTCCAGAAATCGCTACCCGTCTGGAATATCAGTGGACCAACAACATCGGTGACGCTAACACCATCGGTACTCGTCCGGACAACGGTCTGCTGAGCCTGGGTGTTTCCTACCGTTTCGGTCAGGGCGAAGCAGCTCCAGTAGTTGCTCCGGCTCCAGCTCCGGCACCGGAAGTACAGACCAAGCACTTCACTCTGAAGTCTGACGTTCTGTTCAACTTCAACAAAGCAACCCTGAAACCGGAAGGTCAGGCTGCTCTGGATCAGCTGTACAGCCAGCTGAGCAACCTGGATCCGAAAGACGGTTCCGTAGTTGTTCTGGGTTACACTGACCGCATCGGTTCTGACGCTTACAACCAGGGTCTGTCCGAGCGTCGTGCTCAGTCCGTCGTTGATTACCTGATCTCCAAAGGTATCCCGTCTGACAAGATCTCCGCACGTGGTATGGGCGAATCCAACCCGGTTACTGGCAACACCTGTGACAACGTGAAACAGCGCGCTGCACTGATCGACTGCCTGGCTCCGGATCGTCGCGTAGAGATCGAAGTTAAAGGCATCAAAGACGTTGTAACTCAGCCGCAGGCTTAA
- the sulA gene encoding SOS-induced cell division inhibitor SulA, with protein sequence MYTSGYANRSSMFSSTASKIARVSTENTTAGLISEVVYREDQPMMTQLLLLPLLQQLGQQSRWQLWLTPQQKLSREWVQAAGLPLTKVMQISQLSPCHTVESMVRALRTGNYSVVIGWLADDLTEEEHADLVDAANEGNAMGFIMRPVSTHSHATRQLSGLKIHSNLYH encoded by the coding sequence ATGTACACTTCAGGCTACGCAAATCGTTCTTCGATGTTCTCCTCCACAGCAAGCAAAATTGCGCGTGTCTCTACGGAAAACACTACAGCCGGGCTAATTAGTGAAGTTGTCTATCGCGAAGATCAGCCCATGATGACGCAACTCCTGCTTTTGCCATTATTACAGCAACTCGGCCAACAATCGCGTTGGCAACTTTGGTTAACGCCGCAACAAAAACTAAGTCGTGAATGGGTTCAGGCAGCGGGACTACCCTTAACTAAGGTGATGCAGATAAGCCAGCTTTCCCCTTGTCACACCGTGGAATCAATGGTTCGTGCTTTGCGTACGGGAAATTACAGCGTAGTGATCGGTTGGTTGGCAGACGATCTGACAGAAGAAGAGCATGCTGATCTTGTCGATGCCGCCAATGAAGGTAACGCAATGGGGTTTATTATGCGTCCAGTAAGCACACACTCTCACGCCACGAGACAACTTTCTGGGCTAAAAATTCACTCAAATTTGTATCATTAA
- a CDS encoding AAA family ATPase, producing the protein MTITKLAWRDLIPDTESYQEVFAQPHLIDENDPLFSDTQPRLQFALEQLLHARASSSFILAKAPEESDYLNLIADAARTLQSDAGQLMGAHYEISGHTIRLRNAVSTDDNFATLTQVVTADWAEAEQLFGCLRQFNGDITLQPGLVHQANGGILIISLRTLLAQPLLWMRLKNIVNRERFDWVAFDESRPLPVSVPSMPLKLKVILVGERDSLADFQEMEPELSEQAIYSEFEDTLQIVDAESVRQWCRWVTFIARFNHLPAPDADAWPVLIREAVRYTGEQETLPLSPQWILRQCKEVASLCEGDTFSGEQLNLMLQQREWREGFLAERMQDEILQEQILIETEGERIGQINALSVIEFPGHPRAFGEPSRISCVVHIGDGEFTDIERKAELGGNIHAKGMMIMQAFLMSELQLEQQIPFSASLTFEQSYSEVDGDSASMAELCALISALADVPVNQSIAITGSVDQFGRAQPVGGLNEKIEGFFAICQQRELSGKQGVIIPSANVRHLSLHSELVKAVEEGKFTIWAVDDVTDALPLLLNLVWDGEGQTTLMQTIQERIAQASQQEGRHRFPWPLRWLNWFIPN; encoded by the coding sequence TTGACCATTACGAAACTTGCATGGCGTGACCTGATTCCTGATACCGAAAGCTATCAGGAAGTATTCGCACAGCCACATTTGATTGACGAAAACGATCCTTTATTCAGTGACACTCAACCGCGACTGCAATTTGCGCTTGAGCAGTTGCTGCACGCGCGGGCATCATCCTCTTTTATACTGGCAAAAGCGCCGGAAGAATCCGATTATCTGAATCTTATAGCCGATGCTGCACGCACGCTACAAAGCGATGCAGGCCAACTGATGGGCGCTCACTATGAGATTTCCGGCCACACCATACGCTTACGGAATGCAGTTAGCACTGACGATAATTTTGCGACCTTAACCCAGGTTGTTACTGCTGACTGGGCTGAAGCCGAACAGCTTTTTGGCTGTTTGCGCCAGTTTAATGGCGACATTACCTTGCAGCCAGGACTGGTACATCAGGCCAATGGCGGCATTTTGATTATCTCCTTGCGTACACTGCTGGCCCAGCCATTGCTGTGGATGCGTCTGAAGAACATCGTCAACCGCGAACGCTTCGATTGGGTAGCATTTGATGAGTCGCGCCCTCTCCCCGTCTCTGTACCTTCGATGCCATTGAAGCTGAAAGTCATTCTGGTAGGCGAGCGCGATTCATTGGCCGATTTCCAGGAGATGGAGCCAGAACTGTCTGAACAAGCTATCTATAGCGAATTTGAAGATACTCTGCAGATAGTCGATGCCGAATCCGTACGCCAGTGGTGTCGCTGGGTGACTTTTATCGCCAGATTTAACCACTTGCCAGCGCCAGACGCCGACGCCTGGCCGGTACTTATCCGCGAAGCAGTACGCTATACCGGTGAGCAAGAAACGCTACCACTTAGTCCGCAGTGGATCCTCCGCCAGTGTAAAGAGGTCGCTTCATTGTGCGAAGGTGATACCTTCTCCGGCGAGCAGCTAAACTTAATGCTACAGCAGCGGGAATGGCGCGAAGGTTTCCTCGCCGAGCGCATGCAGGATGAAATCCTTCAAGAGCAGATCCTGATTGAAACCGAAGGTGAACGCATCGGGCAAATTAACGCCCTTTCGGTCATTGAATTTCCAGGCCATCCACGCGCATTTGGCGAACCTTCTCGCATTAGCTGCGTTGTGCATATTGGCGATGGTGAATTTACCGACATCGAACGGAAAGCGGAGCTTGGCGGCAACATTCACGCTAAAGGGATGATGATCATGCAGGCGTTTTTGATGTCGGAACTTCAGCTTGAGCAGCAGATCCCTTTCTCGGCGTCACTGACCTTTGAGCAATCTTACAGTGAAGTGGATGGTGACAGCGCATCAATGGCCGAGCTCTGCGCTCTGATCAGCGCCCTTGCTGATGTCCCGGTGAATCAGAGTATCGCTATTACAGGTTCAGTGGATCAGTTTGGTCGCGCCCAGCCTGTGGGCGGTCTGAATGAGAAAATCGAAGGCTTCTTTGCTATCTGCCAGCAGCGTGAGTTAAGTGGGAAGCAAGGTGTGATTATCCCCAGCGCTAACGTTCGCCATTTAAGTCTTCACAGTGAACTGGTGAAGGCGGTAGAGGAAGGCAAATTCACCATCTGGGCAGTGGACGATGTGACTGATGCACTGCCGTTATTATTAAATCTGGTGTGGGATGGCGAAGGCCAGACGACGCTGATGCAAACTATCCAGGAACGTATCGCGCAAGCATCGCAACAGGAAGGGCGTCACCGTTTTCCGTGGCCACTACGTTGGCTGAACTGGTTTATTCCGAACTGA
- the pqiB gene encoding intermembrane transport protein PqiB, which yields MESNSGEAKIQKVKNWSPVWIFPIVTALIGAWVLFYHYSHQGPEVTLITANAEGIEGGKTTIKSRSVDVGVVESATLADDLTHVEIKARLNAGMEKLLHKDTVFWVVKPQIGREGISGLGTLLSGVYIELQPGAAGSKQTKYDLLDSPPLAPPDAKGIRVILDSNKAGQLTAGDPVLFRGYRVGSVETSTFDTQKRNISYQLFINAPYDRLVTSNVRFWKDSGIAVDLTSAGMRVEMGSLTTLLSGGVSFDVPEGLDLGQPVAPKTSFVLYDDQKSIQDSLYTDHIDYLMFFKDSVRGLQPGAPVEFRGIRLGTVSKVPFFAPNMRQVFNDDYRIPVMVRIEPERLKMQLGENADVVEHLAELLKRGLRGSLKTGNLVTGALYVDLDFYPNAPAITGVREFNGYQIIPTVSGGLAQIQQRLMEALDKINKLPLNPMIEQATSTLSESQRTMKNLQTTLDSMNKILASQSMQQLPTDMQSTLRELNRSMQGFQPGSAAYNKMVADMQRLDQVLRELQPVLKTLNEKSNALVFEAKDKKDPEPKRAKQ from the coding sequence ATGGAATCTAATAGTGGGGAAGCCAAAATCCAGAAAGTGAAGAACTGGTCCCCTGTGTGGATATTTCCCATCGTTACGGCACTCATCGGGGCCTGGGTACTTTTTTATCATTACAGTCATCAAGGGCCGGAAGTTACTCTGATCACTGCTAATGCGGAAGGAATAGAAGGCGGCAAGACGACCATTAAAAGTCGTAGCGTGGACGTCGGTGTGGTCGAAAGTGCCACGCTGGCTGATGATTTAACGCATGTTGAAATCAAAGCGCGTCTGAACGCCGGTATGGAGAAGCTGCTGCATAAAGATACCGTCTTCTGGGTGGTAAAACCGCAGATCGGTCGAGAAGGCATTAGCGGCCTGGGCACACTGCTTTCTGGTGTGTATATCGAACTGCAACCGGGGGCTGCAGGCAGCAAGCAAACAAAATATGATTTGCTTGATTCTCCACCGTTGGCCCCACCAGATGCCAAAGGAATCCGAGTCATTCTTGACAGCAACAAAGCTGGGCAGCTCACGGCGGGAGATCCCGTCCTGTTTCGTGGCTATCGCGTAGGGTCGGTTGAAACCAGCACCTTCGATACCCAGAAGCGTAATATCAGCTATCAACTGTTCATCAATGCGCCTTATGACCGCCTGGTAACGAGCAACGTTCGCTTCTGGAAAGATAGCGGCATAGCGGTGGATCTGACCTCGGCGGGGATGCGCGTAGAGATGGGGTCATTGACGACGTTGCTAAGTGGTGGTGTCAGCTTTGACGTGCCTGAAGGGCTGGATTTGGGACAGCCGGTTGCGCCAAAAACGTCATTCGTTTTGTATGATGATCAGAAGAGTATCCAGGATTCACTGTACACAGATCACATTGATTATCTGATGTTCTTTAAAGATTCGGTACGTGGTCTGCAACCTGGCGCGCCAGTGGAATTCCGCGGTATTCGTCTCGGTACGGTAAGCAAAGTGCCATTCTTTGCGCCGAATATGCGTCAGGTCTTTAACGATGATTATCGCATTCCAGTCATGGTGCGTATTGAACCAGAACGACTGAAAATGCAGCTAGGTGAAAATGCTGATGTGGTAGAACACCTGGCCGAATTGCTGAAGCGCGGTTTACGCGGTTCACTGAAAACCGGGAATCTGGTCACGGGGGCGCTGTACGTCGATCTGGACTTCTACCCAAATGCGCCGGCAATTACCGGTGTGCGTGAGTTTAATGGCTATCAAATAATCCCGACCGTTAGCGGTGGTCTGGCGCAAATCCAGCAACGTCTGATGGAAGCGTTGGATAAGATTAACAAACTGCCGTTGAACCCGATGATTGAACAGGCGACCAGTACGCTGTCGGAAAGTCAGCGCACGATGAAAAACCTGCAGACTACGCTGGATAGTATGAACAAGATCCTTGCCAGCCAGTCGATGCAACAGTTGCCGACGGATATGCAGTCGACACTGCGCGAATTGAACCGCAGCATGCAGGGCTTCCAGCCGGGTTCCGCAGCTTATAACAAGATGGTGGCGGATATGCAGCGTCTTGATCAGGTATTGCGTGAACTGCAACCGGTTCTGAAAACGCTCAACGAGAAGAGCAACGCGCTGGTATTTGAAGCGAAGGATAAAAAAGATCCAGAGCCGAAGAGGGCGAAACAATGA
- the matP gene encoding macrodomain Ter protein MatP: protein MKYQQLENLESGWKWKYLVKKHREGELITRYIEASAAQEAVDVLLSLENEPVLVNGWIEKHMNPELLNRMKQTIRARRKRHFNAEHQHTRKKSIDLEFIVWQRLAGLAQRRGKTLSETIVQLIEDAENKEKYANKMSSLKQDLQALLGKE, encoded by the coding sequence ATGAAATATCAACAACTTGAAAATCTTGAAAGTGGTTGGAAATGGAAATATCTGGTGAAGAAGCACCGTGAAGGTGAGTTGATCACCCGTTACATAGAGGCCAGTGCCGCCCAGGAAGCCGTCGATGTGTTGCTATCGCTGGAGAACGAACCTGTACTCGTAAACGGCTGGATTGAAAAACATATGAATCCAGAGCTGCTTAATCGCATGAAACAGACGATTCGGGCCAGACGAAAACGGCACTTTAATGCGGAGCATCAGCATACGCGCAAGAAATCTATCGATCTGGAATTTATTGTCTGGCAAAGGTTAGCAGGGCTTGCGCAACGTCGTGGTAAAACGCTATCCGAAACGATTGTCCAGCTGATTGAAGATGCGGAAAACAAAGAGAAGTATGCGAATAAAATGTCTTCTTTGAAGCAGGATTTGCAGGCATTACTTGGTAAGGAATAA
- the sxy gene encoding CRP-S regulon transcriptional coactivator Sxy, translating to MKSLSYKRIYKSQEYLSTLGTIEYRSLFGSYSLTVDDTVFAMVSDGELYLRACEQSAQYCVKHPPVWLTYKKCGRPVTLNYYRVDESLWRNQQKLVRLSKYSLDAALKEKSTRDTQQRLKDLPNMSYHLEAILGEVGIKDVRALRILGAKMCWLRLRQHNSLVTEKILFMLEGAIIGIHEAALPVARRRELAEWADSITPKQEFPEELE from the coding sequence ATGAAAAGCCTCTCCTACAAGCGGATCTATAAGTCACAAGAATATCTGTCGACGTTAGGCACTATTGAATATCGATCGTTGTTTGGCAGTTACAGTCTGACCGTTGACGATACAGTGTTTGCGATGGTTTCTGATGGTGAGTTGTACCTTCGGGCTTGTGAGCAAAGCGCACAGTACTGTGTAAAACATCCGCCAGTCTGGCTGACATACAAAAAGTGTGGCCGCCCCGTTACTCTCAATTACTACCGGGTTGATGAAAGCTTATGGCGGAATCAACAGAAGTTGGTGCGGCTGTCGAAGTATTCGCTGGATGCTGCGCTTAAAGAGAAAAGTACGCGCGACACCCAGCAACGGCTGAAAGATTTGCCCAATATGTCTTATCACCTGGAAGCGATTCTCGGGGAAGTGGGGATTAAGGATGTTCGGGCGCTACGTATACTTGGGGCGAAAATGTGCTGGTTGCGACTACGGCAGCATAACAGTCTGGTGACAGAAAAGATTCTGTTCATGCTTGAAGGCGCAATTATCGGTATTCATGAAGCTGCGCTCCCGGTGGCACGCCGCCGGGAGCTTGCAGAATGGGCAGATTCTATTACACCGAAACAGGAGTTTCCTGAGGAGCTTGAGTAA